In one Neobacillus sp. CF12 genomic region, the following are encoded:
- a CDS encoding S8 family serine peptidase → MKFTKKRIIKKATALTLGIGLVSSSLVPPYLSSISKVHAVSITNGESILANLTSEQRQALNKLSSSEQSGLFLNTNVDLSSETSVSVIISFNNKPQKVAVLEAAAKGKSLTNEQAKTKAEADHKTFKNDLAALLKDKPYKVKREYKHAFNGVALEVPANLIQELMKSEAVQAIYSDATVKAEEPVPEAEKSAESQGQGMADERSFLKVDQLHQEGYTGKGVKIAVLDTGIDYNHPDLKDAYKGGYDFVQNDTDPMETTYEDWVKAGKPGGDAATYVTSHGTHVSGTIAGQGKNSSEYATKGIAPDADLYAYRVLGPGGTGSAEGIIAAIDQAVAEGIDVMNLSLGANLNDPMYPTSIAINNAVLSGVTAVVAAGNEGNKLYTLGSPGAAALALTVGASNVPISTLAAKGAIDGVSADLRFMARGYTDDITKLKGQSNTVVDVGLGDNYTGKDVKGKIVLMSRGVYTLDSKIAFAKAQGAAAVLMYNDNSAEGHIPTHLGEGVNFIPTFSLTNGDGLALKQKLQAGVASFTFTDMSDFKTQGDTLADFSSRGPSRVTYDIKPEITAPGVSVLSTVPSFINSPTEPTNYTYAYQRLSGTSMATPFTTGVTALLLQAQPDLEPEDVKAILMNTADSLSKPYSVFEQGAGRVDPYEAIHSTMEIKVKDKTPMIINGKDKQLKEDTAAISFGKMAFKGKDLKDSREVTIENKSKEDKTFEVMVTFQTDVRESKDAEKNGVEVKTEESIKVPANSQITRNVSLSIPKTAEIGVYEGYVVYTNQDNPSETYQVPFGVRVVNEGIDTFNVSKPLFSTDTAWPANSYPFLGFEFSLKSHMKTLDVILHDLKTGKDLGLVGSFDPILVNDNQSIFIPRGFSTIYYPFTSDSKNPISSIAEVAGPGHYQLKLVGTNEEGQTFTASSDFIYELAAPIMTSSFDSLDQNVIEYNDSQFDTNGQFLYDFNINLNDPEVEEAKRDGIQINQSSNSVVSFYNSPFPAIPIKTDKNGNYTDQILVRKQAAPLQVQFYGFDAAGNFTADATSMLRVVFVDHQLPYYYLKADKQIVTSGESVNYSVKSNNIKNLKTTKITLPILNTNLATIENVAVNDAVKQYGDAQVTVTSAPSGLSMNYTFTFTYLGTKTLPEDLQLFNFDVKTSNMYTRSVPVDWFTMSASTIDQSNVETEDVYAYTESYTPKSTYSKLDGALQLEGTKDPSTGEMNYDLDQRTIGAKVTVTSPDGKNIVEAPFTNKFGSYQAEGLKAEKTSYTVKVDVPGHFTMQKQVVLSNEVRGETIGKRLNHHLPVAAAGDTNKDDVIDILDAVAVQKYWGTDNAATDFNFDKVVDAKDMNYLIKNYGLQNPTVANAPKAKSSYKGATLDSILKELGL, encoded by the coding sequence ATGAAATTTACTAAAAAGAGAATCATTAAAAAAGCAACCGCCCTTACGTTAGGAATAGGTTTAGTTTCTAGCAGTCTAGTACCCCCTTATCTTAGTTCGATATCTAAAGTTCATGCTGTTTCAATTACCAATGGGGAATCTATCTTAGCAAATTTAACTTCTGAACAAAGACAAGCCTTAAATAAACTATCCTCAAGTGAACAAAGCGGACTTTTTCTAAATACAAATGTGGATTTAAGTAGCGAAACTTCAGTATCGGTAATCATTTCTTTTAACAATAAACCGCAAAAGGTAGCTGTATTAGAAGCGGCTGCTAAAGGAAAAAGCTTAACAAATGAACAAGCTAAAACGAAAGCAGAGGCAGATCACAAAACATTTAAAAATGATTTAGCAGCACTTCTTAAAGATAAGCCTTACAAAGTAAAACGTGAATACAAACATGCGTTTAACGGTGTGGCGCTGGAAGTACCTGCAAACCTGATTCAGGAACTGATGAAATCTGAAGCTGTTCAAGCGATTTATAGCGATGCAACGGTGAAGGCAGAGGAGCCAGTTCCAGAAGCAGAAAAGTCCGCTGAATCGCAAGGTCAAGGAATGGCGGACGAGCGCTCGTTCTTAAAGGTCGATCAATTACATCAAGAAGGTTATACGGGTAAAGGTGTAAAGATTGCTGTTCTCGATACAGGAATCGATTACAACCACCCGGATTTAAAGGATGCCTATAAGGGCGGATACGATTTCGTTCAAAATGACACGGATCCGATGGAGACTACTTATGAGGACTGGGTAAAGGCAGGCAAACCAGGTGGAGACGCAGCAACTTATGTGACATCTCACGGAACCCATGTTTCAGGTACTATTGCTGGTCAGGGTAAAAATAGTAGTGAATACGCCACAAAGGGAATTGCTCCTGATGCAGATTTATACGCGTATCGTGTCCTTGGCCCAGGGGGTACCGGATCTGCTGAGGGAATCATTGCAGCCATCGATCAAGCTGTGGCTGAAGGCATTGATGTCATGAATCTATCGTTAGGTGCTAACTTAAATGATCCAATGTATCCGACCAGTATTGCGATTAACAATGCGGTCCTAAGCGGTGTAACCGCAGTAGTTGCTGCAGGGAACGAAGGAAACAAATTGTATACACTAGGGTCTCCAGGAGCTGCAGCTTTAGCATTGACTGTTGGGGCAAGCAATGTGCCGATTTCGACACTAGCAGCAAAAGGAGCCATTGACGGTGTATCTGCAGATTTACGCTTTATGGCAAGAGGATACACTGACGACATTACGAAGTTAAAAGGTCAAAGTAATACAGTTGTTGATGTGGGACTCGGAGATAACTATACAGGAAAAGATGTTAAAGGAAAAATTGTCCTTATGAGCCGGGGAGTTTATACATTGGATTCTAAGATTGCCTTTGCCAAGGCTCAAGGTGCAGCTGCAGTTCTAATGTACAATGACAACTCTGCAGAGGGTCATATTCCAACTCACTTAGGTGAAGGAGTGAATTTCATTCCAACTTTCTCCTTAACGAATGGTGACGGACTTGCGTTGAAACAAAAATTACAAGCAGGAGTTGCAAGCTTCACTTTTACAGACATGAGTGATTTTAAAACACAGGGTGATACATTGGCAGACTTCAGCTCTCGCGGTCCTTCACGTGTGACCTATGATATTAAACCTGAAATTACTGCACCAGGGGTAAGTGTGTTATCTACCGTTCCAAGCTTTATTAATAGTCCAACCGAACCGACGAATTATACCTATGCCTATCAACGTTTGTCAGGAACATCTATGGCTACTCCATTTACTACAGGGGTTACGGCATTATTGCTACAAGCACAGCCTGATTTAGAGCCAGAAGATGTAAAAGCAATCTTAATGAATACAGCAGATTCGTTAAGCAAGCCATACAGTGTATTTGAACAGGGTGCCGGGCGTGTCGATCCTTATGAGGCCATTCATTCCACGATGGAAATCAAAGTCAAAGATAAAACCCCAATGATCATTAATGGAAAAGACAAGCAATTGAAGGAAGATACAGCTGCCATTAGTTTCGGCAAGATGGCTTTTAAGGGTAAGGATTTGAAAGATTCGCGCGAAGTGACGATTGAAAACAAGAGTAAAGAGGACAAAACCTTTGAAGTAATGGTTACCTTCCAAACGGATGTAAGAGAATCAAAGGATGCCGAAAAGAATGGTGTAGAAGTCAAGACAGAGGAGTCTATTAAAGTACCAGCAAACAGTCAGATTACTAGAAATGTCTCTCTATCTATTCCAAAAACAGCGGAAATAGGTGTTTATGAAGGGTATGTCGTTTATACCAACCAAGATAATCCATCTGAAACGTATCAAGTTCCATTTGGTGTTCGAGTGGTGAATGAGGGGATTGATACATTTAATGTCTCTAAGCCTTTATTTTCAACGGATACAGCTTGGCCAGCCAATTCTTATCCATTCCTTGGTTTTGAATTTTCATTAAAATCACATATGAAAACATTAGATGTTATTTTACATGATCTAAAGACTGGTAAAGACCTTGGGTTAGTTGGCAGCTTTGATCCGATCCTCGTTAATGATAATCAATCGATTTTTATCCCAAGAGGATTTAGTACTATATACTATCCGTTTACTAGTGATTCAAAAAATCCAATCAGTAGCATAGCAGAAGTTGCCGGACCGGGTCATTATCAGCTAAAACTCGTTGGAACAAATGAGGAAGGTCAAACATTTACAGCGTCATCGGATTTCATCTACGAACTTGCTGCGCCAATCATGACTTCTAGCTTTGATTCGCTAGACCAAAATGTTATTGAATATAACGATAGTCAATTTGATACAAATGGACAATTTTTATATGACTTTAACATTAATCTAAACGATCCTGAAGTGGAGGAAGCAAAACGTGATGGTATCCAAATAAATCAATCTAGCAATTCCGTTGTTTCTTTTTATAATAGTCCGTTTCCAGCAATTCCAATTAAGACAGATAAAAACGGAAATTACACTGATCAAATTTTAGTAAGAAAGCAAGCTGCACCTTTACAAGTTCAGTTTTACGGTTTTGATGCAGCAGGAAACTTTACTGCGGATGCTACCAGTATGTTAAGAGTCGTATTTGTAGATCATCAATTACCTTATTACTATTTAAAAGCAGATAAGCAAATCGTAACATCAGGTGAATCTGTCAACTATAGTGTTAAATCTAATAACATCAAAAATTTAAAAACAACTAAAATCACGTTACCTATTTTAAATACAAATCTGGCAACGATCGAAAATGTAGCCGTTAATGATGCAGTGAAACAATATGGGGATGCTCAAGTGACTGTTACATCTGCACCTTCTGGGTTAAGTATGAACTATACCTTTACTTTTACGTATTTAGGTACGAAAACCTTACCAGAAGATTTACAATTATTTAATTTCGACGTAAAAACATCCAACATGTATACCAGAAGTGTACCAGTTGATTGGTTTACAATGAGCGCTTCAACCATTGACCAATCCAATGTAGAGACGGAAGATGTTTACGCTTATACGGAAAGCTATACACCTAAATCAACTTATTCAAAATTAGATGGTGCGTTACAGCTAGAAGGTACAAAAGATCCTTCAACAGGTGAAATGAACTATGATTTAGATCAAAGAACCATTGGGGCAAAGGTGACAGTAACTTCCCCTGATGGAAAAAATATTGTTGAAGCCCCTTTTACAAATAAATTTGGTTCATACCAGGCAGAAGGATTAAAGGCAGAAAAAACCTCATATACGGTAAAGGTAGATGTTCCAGGTCACTTTACAATGCAGAAACAAGTCGTATTGTCTAATGAAGTTCGAGGAGAAACAATTGGTAAAAGATTAAACCATCATTTACCAGTAGCTGCTGCGGGTGATACCAATAAAGATGATGTCATTGATATTTTAGATGCTGTTGCTGTCCAAAAATATTGGGGTACTGATAACGCTGCAACAGACTTTAACTTTGATAAAGTGGTAGACGCTAAAGACATGAACTATCTTATCAAAAACTACGGATTGCAAAATCCTACTGTGGCAAATGCTCCAAAAGCTAAATCTTCTTATAAAGGAGCTACATTGGACAGCATTCTAAAAGAATTAGGATTGTAA
- a CDS encoding helix-turn-helix transcriptional regulator, whose protein sequence is MVEGKIIKFYREKAGITQGQLVGGICSVTHLSKIERGITEYSEEITYLVSKKLKISLEDEKERYEMLRQKLNLWHEALVMQETKESERLKSEIENDIFIELQDFQVFYQLLLARYYLSQHKLDSALVIIQDLQKNETSFSPQDRNMLKHVQGIYYFLTGKYRDCIQILISIDQSQYNQYEYYYHLALAYHTVQANIISYYYAEKVLDYFQKTLNIKRVIDTEMIMIIQLNSKEHHDFIETKERYEQLIRTCDIILDIGRKSKLLHNLAFELYRRKKYKEAADFYQQAMNITDESATHYLTGLDGYISTCYKGNLLSKESLMELANKGLKLANSTNSTLWISFQLQLYQLNEEEDKYYQFIESTVLPHLNHIGYNMLIKHYEKKLFHYYVKKGELQKGLEFAHSYMQEKKRTLDDE, encoded by the coding sequence ATGGTAGAGGGCAAAATAATTAAGTTTTATCGTGAAAAAGCGGGAATAACGCAGGGGCAACTAGTTGGTGGCATTTGTTCTGTTACGCATTTAAGTAAGATAGAGAGAGGAATAACAGAATACTCTGAAGAAATTACGTACCTAGTATCGAAGAAATTAAAAATCTCTCTCGAGGATGAGAAGGAACGTTACGAAATGCTCCGACAGAAATTAAATCTTTGGCACGAGGCGTTGGTCATGCAGGAAACTAAAGAATCGGAAAGATTAAAAAGTGAAATTGAAAATGATATATTCATTGAATTACAGGACTTTCAAGTGTTTTATCAATTACTTTTAGCGAGATATTACTTATCGCAGCATAAATTGGATTCAGCCTTGGTCATTATTCAGGACCTGCAAAAAAATGAAACCTCTTTTTCTCCGCAAGACCGTAATATGCTAAAGCACGTTCAAGGAATCTATTACTTTCTTACAGGAAAATATCGCGATTGTATACAAATCTTAATATCGATTGATCAAAGTCAATACAATCAATATGAATATTATTATCATTTGGCTCTCGCTTATCATACGGTACAGGCGAATATTATTTCCTATTATTATGCGGAAAAAGTTCTTGATTACTTCCAAAAAACGTTAAATATTAAGAGAGTCATTGATACTGAAATGATTATGATTATTCAATTAAATTCGAAGGAACATCATGATTTTATCGAGACGAAGGAACGATATGAACAATTGATTCGTACTTGTGACATTATTTTAGATATAGGCCGTAAATCCAAGCTGTTGCACAACCTTGCTTTTGAACTGTATAGGAGAAAAAAATATAAAGAAGCAGCGGACTTTTACCAACAGGCAATGAATATAACGGATGAAAGTGCCACTCACTATTTAACAGGTCTGGATGGCTATATTAGTACGTGCTATAAAGGAAATTTACTTAGTAAAGAAAGTTTAATGGAATTAGCCAACAAAGGTCTAAAATTAGCAAATTCGACTAACTCAACTTTATGGATATCCTTTCAATTACAACTCTATCAACTGAATGAAGAAGAGGATAAGTACTATCAATTTATTGAATCAACGGTCCTTCCACATTTAAATCATATTGGCTACAATATGTTAATAAAGCATTATGAAAAAAAACTTTTTCACTATTATGTTAAAAAGGGTGAACTTCAAAAAGGCTTAGAGTTTGCTCACTCTTATATGCAGGAAAAGAAACGCACTCTTGATGATGAATAA
- a CDS encoding OFA family MFS transporter gives MNTKNRWLIALSAVGIHISIGSVYAWSVFTNPLQQQMGWGLKQISLTFSLAILFLGLSAAFLGHFVEKFGPRAAGTLSALFFGTGIAGAGLAIQLESLLLLYLFYGMIAGIGLGVGYITPVSTLVKWFPDRRGLATGLAIMGFGFASLISSPIMNKLIVQYGISNTFYILGATYFVIIFCSAQYLAPPKEGWVPKGMEAITKKSGTKKIKEDLRQLTANEAVKTRQFWALWVMLFINVTCGIAILSVASPMAQELVGISATGAAAMVGIMGLFNGSGRIVWATISDYIGRPNVYTLFFAFQIVAFFMLPNITVGILFSIIVYMIMTCYGGGFSAIPAYIGDLFGTKQLGAIHGYILTAWAAAGLVGPIFVAWVREMTGSYQGTLVIFSGIFVIAFAISLLIRLDIRKLRMQNEHQLMKKVENF, from the coding sequence ATGAATACTAAGAATCGTTGGCTAATCGCTCTTTCAGCTGTTGGAATTCATATATCGATTGGGTCGGTATACGCCTGGAGTGTTTTTACAAATCCGCTGCAACAACAGATGGGTTGGGGATTAAAACAAATTTCCTTGACGTTTAGTTTGGCAATCTTATTTTTAGGTTTATCTGCAGCTTTTCTAGGTCACTTTGTTGAGAAATTTGGACCGAGAGCTGCTGGAACGTTAAGTGCGTTGTTTTTTGGAACTGGTATTGCAGGTGCAGGTTTAGCCATCCAATTAGAATCATTGCTATTACTCTATTTATTTTACGGAATGATTGCCGGAATTGGGTTAGGGGTTGGCTATATTACACCTGTCTCTACATTGGTAAAGTGGTTCCCGGACCGGAGAGGTCTTGCAACGGGCCTTGCCATTATGGGATTTGGTTTTGCTTCTTTAATCAGCAGTCCAATCATGAATAAATTAATTGTACAATATGGAATTTCCAATACTTTCTATATTCTAGGAGCGACCTACTTTGTTATCATATTTTGTTCTGCTCAATATCTTGCGCCCCCAAAAGAAGGATGGGTCCCTAAGGGCATGGAAGCCATAACTAAAAAATCAGGTACGAAGAAAATCAAAGAGGATCTTCGTCAGTTAACCGCCAATGAGGCTGTGAAAACAAGACAGTTTTGGGCCTTATGGGTAATGCTTTTTATTAATGTTACCTGTGGAATTGCGATTCTATCGGTAGCATCTCCTATGGCTCAGGAGCTGGTAGGGATTTCCGCTACTGGGGCAGCTGCGATGGTTGGGATTATGGGGTTATTTAACGGATCAGGAAGAATTGTTTGGGCTACAATATCTGATTACATCGGAAGACCAAATGTTTACACCTTATTTTTTGCATTTCAAATTGTTGCCTTTTTTATGTTGCCAAATATAACCGTTGGAATATTATTTTCTATCATTGTTTATATGATCATGACCTGTTATGGAGGAGGATTTTCCGCTATTCCAGCCTATATCGGTGACTTATTTGGAACAAAACAGCTTGGGGCCATTCATGGCTACATCCTAACTGCTTGGGCTGCAGCCGGTCTCGTTGGGCCAATATTTGTTGCTTGGGTGCGGGAAATGACAGGCAGCTATCAGGGAACATTGGTTATCTTCTCAGGAATTTTTGTTATAGCATTTGCCATTTCACTCTTAATTCGTCTCGATATCAGGAAATTGAGGATGCAGAACGAACATCAATTAATGAAAAAAGTAGAGAATTTTTAG
- the purT gene encoding formate-dependent phosphoribosylglycinamide formyltransferase: protein MFGIQAKKVLLLGSGELGKETIIEAQRLGLETIAVDRYDNAPAMQVAHRSYVVDMLDGAELRRVIELEKPDFVVPEIEAISTETLIDLENEGVNIVPTAKAVNLTMDREGIRRLASEELGLPTAKYKFANTLEELKIAVQEIGTPCVIKPIMSSSGKGQSVCRSIEDVETSWNEAISGGRAKKTRVIVEEFIHFDSEITLLTVRSASGTTYCAPIGHVQKDGDYIESWQPHHMTAEQITDSQFIAKKITDALGGYGLFGVELFLSQNGVYFSEVSPRPHDTGMVTMATQDLSEFSLHIRAILGYPIQGVQLLSPGASHTIKAWKESKEYEITGVADSLTVPNTQVRVFGKPETKIGRRMAVVLSTGESVDKARKRAQLAASKINITQK, encoded by the coding sequence ATGTTTGGTATTCAAGCAAAAAAAGTTTTGTTACTCGGTTCCGGTGAACTTGGAAAAGAAACGATCATCGAGGCACAGCGTTTAGGATTGGAGACAATTGCGGTAGACCGGTATGATAATGCTCCGGCAATGCAGGTGGCACATCGTTCCTATGTAGTGGACATGCTTGATGGAGCAGAGCTTCGTAGAGTAATAGAGTTGGAAAAACCGGACTTTGTGGTTCCTGAAATTGAGGCAATTTCAACAGAAACATTAATAGACCTTGAAAATGAGGGTGTTAATATTGTACCAACTGCCAAGGCAGTGAATTTGACAATGGACCGAGAAGGAATCCGACGATTGGCAAGTGAAGAACTCGGACTTCCTACGGCCAAATACAAGTTTGCCAACACACTGGAAGAATTAAAAATCGCCGTTCAAGAAATCGGAACTCCATGTGTAATTAAACCTATTATGAGTTCGTCTGGAAAAGGGCAAAGTGTTTGTCGTTCCATCGAGGATGTAGAAACGTCTTGGAATGAAGCTATTTCAGGTGGCAGAGCTAAAAAAACGCGAGTCATAGTCGAAGAATTTATCCACTTCGATTCTGAGATCACCCTTTTAACAGTACGTTCAGCTTCAGGAACAACCTACTGTGCTCCAATAGGTCATGTGCAAAAAGATGGTGACTACATAGAATCCTGGCAGCCACATCACATGACAGCGGAACAAATCACTGATTCGCAGTTCATAGCTAAAAAAATCACGGATGCTCTTGGCGGGTATGGACTTTTTGGCGTTGAATTATTTCTTTCTCAAAATGGTGTCTATTTTAGTGAGGTTTCACCAAGACCTCATGATACGGGCATGGTAACAATGGCTACACAAGATTTGTCTGAATTTTCCTTGCACATCAGAGCCATTTTAGGATATCCGATTCAAGGTGTTCAGCTGTTATCTCCTGGTGCAAGTCACACGATTAAAGCATGGAAAGAAAGCAAAGAGTACGAGATTACTGGAGTTGCAGACAGCCTGACTGTCCCTAATACACAGGTAAGGGTCTTTGGTAAACCCGAAACAAAAATTGGCCGCCGGATGGCAGTTGTTTTAAGTACGGGTGAATCTGTTGATAAGGCAAGAAAAAGAGCTCAATTAGCTGCTTCAAAAATAAACATAACTCAGAAATAA
- a CDS encoding DUF6803 family protein, with amino-acid sequence MNMTHYMGLLADNQPWNLIIFMAIPVICAETIAVTELSILFTRNLNGKLRLVNKITSIFVGFYFTGIFIYLLLNAVIPITSKGEWHGWIDVVAVGFYLLGIVPLLGMALLDLNIIYKNKSQEEKLKVHAFFVGMFLILAHIAMIAGMVDPTIVSDMPTMGHDM; translated from the coding sequence ATGAACATGACGCATTATATGGGCCTACTAGCTGATAATCAACCATGGAATCTGATTATTTTTATGGCGATTCCGGTTATCTGTGCTGAAACAATTGCTGTAACAGAATTGTCCATTTTGTTTACGAGAAATCTAAATGGTAAATTAAGATTAGTTAACAAAATTACATCTATTTTTGTAGGATTTTATTTTACTGGTATTTTCATTTACTTGCTACTTAATGCTGTTATTCCGATCACATCTAAAGGGGAATGGCATGGATGGATTGATGTAGTCGCTGTAGGGTTTTATTTACTAGGAATTGTCCCATTGCTAGGAATGGCACTTTTGGATTTAAATATCATTTATAAAAACAAATCACAGGAAGAAAAATTAAAAGTCCATGCGTTCTTTGTTGGTATGTTTCTAATCTTAGCACACATCGCCATGATCGCTGGAATGGTTGACCCAACGATTGTATCTGACATGCCTACTATGGGTCACGATATGTAA
- a CDS encoding alkaline phosphatase, protein MTNLDEMIRKFNEQNLKKNFDRRSFLHGAGKIAGLSLGLTIAQSLGGFKVDAAPNFSEYPFSLGVASGDPLSDSVVLWTRLAPDPLNGGGMPSHVVPVNWEVATDENFRNIIKRGTEHASPNLAHSVHVEVSGLKANTVYFYRFKTGNELSPVGKTKTLPSAGASVASMTFAFASCQQYEHGYFTAYKHLAKEDLDLVFHLGDYIYEYGTNEYLSPTGNVRAHKGDEIITIEDYRTRHAQYRSDEHLKAAHASFPWVVTWDDHEVENNYANVIPEKGQSVEAFIKRRAAAYQAYYEHMPLRRSSLPHDGGMQLYRDFTYGDLANFYVLDTRQYRDDQANGDGSKAHTPESLDPKRTLLGTEQEKWLFGNLGSSKSHWNVLAQQIFFAQRKSGSITAPKFSMDSWDGYPAARQRITDFVAGSNINNVIVLTGDVHASWASNLTTDYNNPEAPIFGAEFVGTSITSGGNGSDWRADTAKSLADNPHIKFFNNYRGYVRCQVTPEQWRADYRVVPFVTEQGADISTRASFVFEKDQQGLKEIAATTVPMGVQMSDEVEEDRHRAHSRAHEKQMEKKRKREGVTN, encoded by the coding sequence ATGACAAATTTGGACGAAATGATTAGGAAGTTTAACGAACAAAATTTGAAAAAGAACTTTGACCGCCGCAGCTTTCTTCATGGCGCCGGCAAGATCGCAGGGCTGTCCCTTGGGTTAACCATTGCTCAATCTTTGGGAGGATTTAAAGTAGATGCGGCTCCGAATTTCAGCGAATATCCTTTTTCTCTTGGTGTAGCTTCCGGCGATCCGCTATCAGACAGTGTCGTATTATGGACAAGACTGGCTCCCGACCCATTAAATGGTGGAGGAATGCCATCTCATGTCGTTCCTGTTAATTGGGAGGTTGCAACAGACGAAAACTTCCGTAACATCATCAAACGAGGAACGGAACATGCTTCGCCCAATCTGGCACATTCTGTACATGTAGAAGTGAGCGGTCTGAAGGCGAATACGGTTTATTTTTACCGTTTCAAGACCGGAAATGAACTAAGCCCTGTTGGAAAAACAAAAACCCTTCCATCAGCAGGTGCCAGCGTAGCAAGCATGACATTCGCATTCGCTTCCTGTCAACAGTATGAACACGGCTATTTTACTGCGTACAAGCATTTAGCAAAAGAAGATCTTGATCTTGTGTTCCACCTTGGCGATTACATATATGAATACGGTACGAACGAGTATCTTTCACCAACGGGCAATGTCCGCGCCCACAAAGGCGATGAAATTATCACAATTGAAGATTACCGCACTCGCCATGCCCAATATCGTTCTGATGAACACCTCAAGGCTGCACACGCTTCATTTCCATGGGTGGTTACATGGGATGATCATGAAGTGGAAAACAACTACGCAAATGTCATTCCAGAAAAAGGCCAGTCTGTTGAGGCTTTTATCAAGCGTCGTGCTGCTGCGTACCAGGCTTATTACGAACATATGCCGCTCCGCAGGTCGTCATTGCCACACGATGGCGGTATGCAATTATACCGGGATTTTACATATGGTGATTTGGCGAACTTCTATGTTCTTGATACACGTCAGTACCGTGATGACCAGGCGAATGGTGATGGATCGAAAGCTCATACACCTGAATCCTTGGATCCAAAGCGTACTCTTCTGGGAACAGAACAAGAAAAATGGTTGTTTGGCAATCTAGGTAGCTCAAAATCTCATTGGAATGTCCTTGCCCAGCAGATATTTTTTGCGCAACGGAAATCTGGAAGCATTACAGCGCCAAAATTCAGTATGGATTCCTGGGATGGATATCCTGCCGCGCGTCAGCGTATTACTGATTTTGTTGCTGGCAGTAACATCAACAACGTTATCGTTCTTACTGGTGATGTGCATGCAAGCTGGGCTTCTAACCTTACGACTGATTACAACAATCCAGAGGCCCCGATTTTTGGAGCAGAGTTTGTTGGAACATCGATTACTTCAGGTGGAAACGGGTCAGATTGGCGTGCAGACACGGCAAAATCTTTAGCGGATAACCCGCACATTAAATTCTTTAATAATTACCGTGGTTATGTTCGTTGTCAGGTCACTCCTGAACAATGGCGTGCAGATTACCGTGTTGTCCCATTTGTAACCGAGCAGGGAGCAGATATATCAACAAGAGCATCATTTGTTTTTGAGAAAGACCAGCAAGGGCTCAAAGAAATAGCGGCTACTACAGTACCTATGGGTGTTCAAATGTCTGATGAAGTGGAAGAAGATCGCCACCGTGCCCACTCCCGCGCGCACGAAAAGCAAATGGAGAAAAAGCGCAAACGCGAAGGCGTTACGAATTAA